A stretch of Henckelia pumila isolate YLH828 chromosome 4, ASM3356847v2, whole genome shotgun sequence DNA encodes these proteins:
- the LOC140864572 gene encoding GDSL esterase/lipase At5g45670: MGGGIQRWMLVVIALVAVFALNRAAADPQVPCYFIFGDSLVDNGNNNNIQSLARANYLPYGIDFPAGPTGRFSNGKTTVDVIAEQLGFDDYIPPYATARGQQILRGVNYASAAAGIRQETGRQLGARIDFTGQINNYKNTVSQIVNILGDENTAADYLSKCIFSIGIGSNDYLNNYFMPNYYPTSRQYTPQQYADVLIQQYSQQLTSLYNFGARKFALVGIGQIGCSPNALAQNSPDGTTCVQRINSANQLFNTKLKGLVGSLNQNTRDAKFIYIDAYGIFQDLISSPASFGFRVTNAGCCGVGRNNGQITCLPFQPSCQDRNQYLFWDAFHPTEAANIVVGRRSYRAAKASDAYPYDISRLAQS; the protein is encoded by the exons ATGGGTGGTGGGATTCAGAGATGGATGCTGGTGGTTATTGCGTTAGTAGCCGTTTTCGCTTTGAATCGGGCTGCGGCGGATCCTCAGGTCCCCTGTTACTTCATATTTGGTGATTCCTTAGTGGACAATGGTAACAACAATAACATTCAGTCACTGGCCAGAGCTAATTATTTGCCTTATGGGATTGATTTCCCTGCTGGCCCGACTGGGAGGTTTTCCAATGGTAAAACCACAGTCGATGTCATTG CTGAACAACTAGGCTTTGATGATTACATCCCGCCGTACGCCACCGCCCGTGGCCAGCAAATACTCAGGGGAGTGAACTATGCATCTGCTGCTGCCGGAATCAGACAGGAAACCGGCCGGCAATTG GGCGCCCGGATCGATTTCACGGGACAAATAAACAATTACAAGAACACAGTCTCTCAGATTGTGAACATACTCGGCGACGAAAACACTGCTGCAGATTATCTGAGCAAGTGCATTTTCTCCATTGGAATAGGCAGCAACGACTACCTTAACAACTATTTCATGCCTAACTATTACCCCACCAGCCGCCAATACACGCCTCAACAATATGCGGACGTTCTCATTCAACAGTATTCCCAGCAACTCACG AGTTTGTATAACTTTGGAGCTAGGAAGTTTGCTTTGGTCGGAATAGGCCAAATCGGGTGCAGCCCAAATGCATTGGCACAAAACAGCCCCGATGGAACCACATGCGTGCAAAGAATCAACAGCGCAAACCAACTTTTCAACACTAAACTCAAGGGATTGGTTGGTAGCCTTAACCAGAATACAAGGGATGCTAAGTTTATCTACATCGACGCTTACGGAATATTTCAGGATTTGATTAGCAGTCCTGCGTCATTCG GATTTAGGGTGACGAATGCTGGATGTTGTGGTGTGGGGAGGAACAATGGACAGATAACATGCCTCCCGTTTCAACCTTCGTGCCAAGACCGGAACCAGTATCTGTTCTGGGATGCATTCCATCCAACAGAAGCGGCGAATATCGTGGTCGGGCGGCGATCATATCGTGCTGCTAAGGCATCCGACGCATATCCCTACGATATCAGTCGCTTAGCTCAATCCTAA
- the LOC140867438 gene encoding serine/threonine-protein kinase 12-like, translating into MDSKIPPPVGLTLWKQSSMAPERDHGVFDDLVGEHESDDVNDIDPGLKLMYLVNEGDLDGIKELLDEGADVNFRDIDHRTALHVSACQGYADVAELLLENAAEIDARDRWGSTPLADAVHYKKHDVIKLLEKHGAKHFRTPMHVKNALEIPEYEINPKELDFTNSVEITKGTYTIASWRGIQVAVKILWEQVADEDKVRAFGDELALLQKIRHPNVVQFLGAVTQSSPMMIVTEYLSKGDLCEYLKRKGAIKPATALRCAMDIARGMNYLHEFKPEAIIHHDLQPSNILRDDSGHLKVADFGVSKLLKVANRVKEVTPLTSQDTCRYVAPEVFRNEEYDTKVDVFSFALILQEMIEGCPPFSSKQDHEVAASHAANERPPFRASMKLYAHGLKELIEECWSENPANRPTFKQIIPRLVAIYNSFGHRRRWKVGPLKCFQKEDNSFGHSSRSDGSI; encoded by the exons atgtgaatgatatTGATCCGGGTTTGAAGCTAATGTATTTGGTGAATGAGGGAGACTTGGATGGCATTAAGGAGCTTTTGGACGAGGGTGCTGATGTTAATTTCCGGGATATTGATCACCGGACTGCACTTCATGTTTCCGCATGCCAAGGTTACGCTGATGTAGCCGAGTTGTTGCTCGAAAATGCTGCAGAAATTGATGCCAGAGATCGGTGGGGAAGCACG CCTCTTGCAGATGCCGTGCATTATAAGAAACATGACGTGATTAAACTGTTGGAGAAACATGGTGCAAAACATTTT AGGACTCCCATGCATGTCAAAAATGCCCTCGAGATACCGGAATATGAGATTAATCCCAAAGAACTTGATTTTACAAACAGTGTGGAAATAACCAAG GGAACCTATACAATAGCTTCATGGCGTGGAATACAAGTTGCTGTGAAAATACTATGGGAACAAGTTGCTGATGAGGATAAAGT GAGGGCATTTGGGGATGAGCTTGCTTTGCTTCAGAAAATAAGACATCCAAATGTTGTTCAATTTCTTGGTGCTGTGACACAAAGTAGTCCGATGATGATTGTGACTGAATACTTATCTAAG GGAGACTTGTGTGAATATTTAAAAAGAAAAGGTGCGATTAAGCCAGCTACTGCACTCAGATGCGCAATGGATATTGCCAG GGGAATGAATTATTTGCACGAATTCAAACCTGAAGCAATTATTCACCATGATCTTCAACCTTC AAACATACTGCGGGATGATTCTGGGCACCTGAAAGTTGCAGACTTTGGGGTTAGCAAGCTTCTCAAAGTTGCCAACAGAGTTAAAGAAGTCACGCCTCTGACTTCTCAGGACACTT GTCGCTATGTAGCTCCTGAGGTTTTCAGAAACGAAGAGTATGACACTAAAGTGGATGTTTTCTCGTTTGCATTAATCTTGCAAGAG ATGATTGAAGGATGCCCACCATTCTCTTCGAAGCAAGACCATGAAGTGGCTGCATCTCATGCTGCAAATGAGCGCCCTCCTTTTAGAGCCTCAATGAAGTTGTATGCCCATGGGCTGAAAGA GTTGATTGAGGAGTGTTGGAGTGAGAATCCAGCAAATCGACCGACATTCAAACAAATCATCCCTCGACTGGTGGCCATATATAACAGCTTTGGACACAGAAGGCGGTGGAAG GTTGGACCATTGAAATGCTTTCAGAAGGAAGATAATAGCTTTGGTCATTCCTCTCGATCTGATGGAAGCATTTAG
- the LOC140866603 gene encoding uncharacterized protein, with amino-acid sequence MAASPPLILFISMLLLSTTLSHSLLFANYRTLVSLSHSLASRVATLRAARGDVAGAARARNLAQNIEHATGLGFYKFVLNTGWDFLKNFAWSDPMSFGTLAAVLPDLKELLVAVGDFNRINSDAGRVAWIGRNYGNILRVSTSIFTRLLKVFGQSGSTRKWLEVLQKEVVEGDLLKDCLELGANDLQGFIQVFKDIVSQYAYASTKTEL; translated from the exons ATGGCGGCTTCTCCGCCGCTGATTCTGTTCATTTCTATGCTTCTGCTATCTACTACGCTGTCTCATTCCTTATTATTCGCCAATTACCGCACCCTCGTGTCCCTTTCCCATTCCCTCGCTTCTCGCGTAGCTACCCTCAGAGCTGCTCGCGGCGACGTTGCTGGCGCGGCACGGGCCAGGAATTTGGCTCAGAATATCGAGCATGCGACGGGCCTTGGATTCTACAAGTTTGTTTTGAATACGGGATGGGATTTTCTAAAGAATTTCGCGTGGAGTGATCCTATGTCATTTGGAACCCTAGCCGCCGTTCTGCCGGATCTGAAGGAGTTGTTGGTGGCTGTAGGCGACTTTAATCGAATCAACTCGGACGCGGGGAGGGTGGCCTGGATAGGTCGAAATTACGGGAATATCTTACGGGTTTCGACGTCGATCTTCACACGTCTGCTGAAAGTTTTTGGTCAATCC GGCTCGACACGAAAATGGTTGGAGGTGCTGCAGAAAGAAGTTGTGGAGGGTGATTTGCTGAAGGACTGCCTTGAGTTGGGTGCTAATGACCTCCAGGGCTTTATCCAAGTTTTCAAGGACATTGTTAGTCAATATGCCTATGCCTCAACGAAGACGGAGCTGTGA
- the LOC140867095 gene encoding subtilisin-like protease SBT5.6, translated as MKMNNYSFVVFSIFLVLLHVSCISCAERQVYIVYLGEHSGTKTFQEIEDIHHSYLQSVKGSKEEAKKCIIYSYKNVINGFSALLYPEEAEMIADMDGVISVFRSHPRNNRLHTTRSWDFINLLEADWDPTQVNGEGFLTSAGYGKDVIVGVLDSGVWPESASFSDEGMDPVPASWNGTCVEGVAFNSSHCNRKLIGARYYLKGYEANFGPINQTNDLPSPRDIYGHGTHTSSTIGGRRVDNAAAVGGFGNGTASGGAPLVRLAIYKVCWLVPGQIPAEGNTCLDDDVLAAFDDAIADGVQVISASLGKSVAVPYYEDGVAIGALHAAKRDIVVVCSAGNSGPSTSTVTNVAPWILTVGASSIDRVFSSPLVIGNGMVLEGQSVTPFQKGTYPLVYAGDVEIPGTTTDTSTGLCGNGTLSPSLVKGRAVFCWRGDTLATLEVQRAGGVATVLGNSFDGIGVIGRPYLIPGTVILSNETAGLLNYTESQLNPSATLIPARTLIGTAPAPFVASFSSRGPNLIEPNILKPDITAPGLNILAAWSEAASPLNVPSDNRVAKFQIDSGTSMSCPHVSAAAALLKAIHPDWSSAAIRSALMTTAKVTNNLGNEITDSLGDPASPFDYGSGHIQPSKAVDPGLVYDASYTDYLLFLCNNRSNTFDRDFTCPQDVPSPSNLNYPSLAISNLINIGSLSVTRSVTNVGTQNSSYSLILNTPPGYVIEISPQTLNFSSLGEKQSFSITVTAGTNASEFAYAYGSYSWSDGIHLVTSPIMLSLA; from the exons ATGAAAATGAATAATTATTCGTTCGTTGTTTTCTCAATATTTCTAGTACTGTTGCATGTCTCATGCATTTCATGTGCTGAACGACAG GTCTATATAGTGTACCTTGGAGAGCATAGTGGCACGAAAACTTTTCAAGAAATTGAAGATATTCATCATTCGTACTTGCAAAGCGTAAAGGGTTCGAAAGAAGAAGCTAAAAAATGTATAATTTACAGCTACAAGAACGTTATAAATGGTTTCTCAGCCTTGCTCTACCCCGAAGAAGCCGAGATGATAGCAG ATATGGATGGGGTAATATCGGTGTTTCGCAGTCACCCCAGAAACAATAGGCTTCACACGACAAGATCATGGGATTTCATTAACTTGCTGGAAGCAGATTGGGATCCTACACAAGTCAATGGAGAAGGATTTCTGACTAGTGCTGGTTATGGAAAGGATGTCATCGTTGGGGTACTTGATAGCG GCGTATGGCCCGAGTCTGCTAGTTTCAGCGACGAAGGGATGGATCCTGTGCCAGCATCCTGGAATGGGACTTGTGTGGAAGGGGTTGCCTTCAATTCTTCTCATTGCAATAG AAAATTAATCGGAGCTCGTTACTACTTGAAGGGTTACGAAGCAAATTTTGGGCCCATAAACCAGACAAATGACTTGCCATCACCTAGGGACATATATGGCCACGGAACTCATACATCATCGACCATAGGTGGACGTCGAGTGGACAATGCTGCCGCGGTCGGAGGTTTCGGCAATGGCACGGCTTCAGGGGGAGCCCCACTAGTGCGATTGGCCATCTATAAAGTATGTTGGCTGGTTCCCGGCCAAATCCCGGCAGAGGGCAACACCTGCCTGGACGACGACGTTCTAGCTGCGTTCGACGATGCGATAGCGGATGGAGTACAAGTGATCAGTGCGTCCCTAGGTAAGTCCGTTGCCGTCCCATACTATGAAGATGGGGTTGCTATAGGAGCATTACATGCGGCCAAACGGGACATTGTGGTAGTTTGCAGCGCTGGAAACAGTGGTCCTTCTACGTCTACGGTGACTAATGTGGCGCCATGGATCCTCACTGTTGGGGCCAGTAGCATCGATCGAGTTTTCTCCTCTCCTCTAGTTATTGGAAACGGCATGGTTTTGGAG GGACAATCAGTTACTCCGTTTCAGAAGGGGACCTATCCACTCGTTTATGCAGGAGACGTCGAGATTCCAGGCACAACAACCGATACAAGCACCGG ACTTTGCGGCAATGGTACACTTTCGCCTTCTCTTGTAAAAGGAAGAGCGGTTTTCTGTTGGAGAGGAGATACTTTGGCAACATTAGAAGTTCAAAGGGCAGGTGGCGTAGCAACTGTGCTTGGAAATAGTTTCGATGGAATAGGAGTGATTGGCAGACCTTATTTGATCCCAGGAACCGTAATCCTTTCAAATGAAACAGCCGGCCTTTTAAATTACACAGAATCTCAACTAAATCCATCCGCAACGTTGATTCCAGCCAGGACTTTAATCGGCACTGCACCCGCCCCATTCGTCGCCAGTTTCAGTTCTAGAGGCCCTAACTTGATTGAACCCAATATCCTCAAG CCTGATATCACAGCTCCAGGACTGAATATACTGGCAGCATGGAGTGAGGCAGCTTCTCCTCTAAACGTGCCTTCCGATAATCGAGTAGCTAAGTTCCAAATAGATTCCGGAACATCCATGTCTTGCCCTCATGTTTCAGCAGCAGCTGCACTTCTTAAAGCCATACATCCTGATTGGAGCAGCGCCGCGATAAGATCCGCGCTTATGACGACCG CAAAAGTAACCAACAACTTAGGCAACGAAATAACAGATTCACTTGGTGATCCAGCGAGCCCATTTGACTACGGGTCAGGCCACATCCAGCCATCAAAAGCAGTAGATCCTGGACTCGTCTACGATGCTTCTTACACCGATTATCTCCTCTTCCTCTGCAACAATAGAAGCAACACATTCGATCGAGATTTCACCTGTCCGCAAGATGTACCTTCTCCAAGCAATTTAAACTACCCATCACTAGCAATAAGCAACCTCATCAATATTGGATCTTTATCTGTCACCAGAAGTGTCACAAATGTAGGCACGCAAAACTCTTCCTACTCACTCATACTAAACACCCCACCAGGTTACGTGATTGAAATCAGCCCACAAACTTTAAACTTCAGTAGCCTTGGGGAAAAGCAGAGCTTCAGTATCACCGTGACGGCCGGAACCAATGCCAGCGAGTTTGCATACGCATACGGTTCGTACAGTTGGAGTGACGGGATTCATCTGGTCACAAGTCCTATAATGCTATCTCTTGCATGA